The Chryseobacterium sp. 52 genome includes a region encoding these proteins:
- a CDS encoding YpdA family putative bacillithiol disulfide reductase, whose protein sequence is MEILDILIIGGGPIGLNCALEAKKNNLTYLIIEKGTIVNSLYHYPLYMRFFSTAEKLEIDGIPFISTAPKPGRQEALEYYQGITRHREVNINLYEKVLKVSKTEDVFDIKTSKSAYQAKNVVISTGFYDIPNLMNIPGESLSKVKHYYTEPYPYAKQKVVVVGSSNSAVDAALETYRKGADVTMIIRHAEISKSVKYWVKPDIENRVAEGSIKAHFNAEIVEIKENSVIFKDENGQINEIDNDFVLALTGYLPDFDFLRNSGIELQGDCLNPLYHPETMETNVPDLYLAGVVCGGKDTHLWFIENSRVHAEMIVGNILLREPRA, encoded by the coding sequence ATGGAAATTTTAGACATCCTCATCATCGGAGGTGGCCCTATCGGTCTCAACTGTGCGCTTGAAGCTAAGAAGAATAATCTGACTTATTTAATCATAGAAAAAGGAACCATCGTTAATTCTTTATATCATTATCCTTTATATATGCGTTTCTTCTCTACTGCAGAAAAGCTGGAAATAGATGGTATTCCTTTTATTTCTACTGCTCCCAAGCCAGGGCGACAGGAAGCATTGGAGTATTATCAGGGAATCACCAGACATAGGGAAGTCAATATTAATCTCTATGAAAAAGTACTGAAAGTTTCCAAAACAGAAGATGTCTTTGATATAAAAACGTCAAAATCAGCTTATCAAGCAAAAAACGTCGTTATTTCCACAGGGTTTTATGACATTCCCAATCTGATGAATATTCCGGGAGAAAGCCTTTCAAAAGTGAAGCATTATTATACAGAACCTTATCCTTATGCCAAACAGAAGGTGGTTGTAGTAGGATCAAGTAATTCTGCAGTGGATGCAGCCCTGGAAACCTACAGAAAAGGGGCGGATGTAACGATGATTATCCGTCACGCTGAAATCTCAAAAAGTGTAAAGTATTGGGTAAAGCCTGATATTGAAAACAGAGTCGCAGAAGGAAGCATCAAAGCTCATTTTAATGCTGAAATAGTAGAGATAAAAGAGAATTCTGTCATTTTTAAAGATGAAAACGGACAGATCAATGAGATTGACAATGATTTTGTTCTGGCACTGACCGGATATCTCCCTGATTTTGATTTTTTAAGAAACTCCGGAATAGAACTGCAGGGCGACTGCCTGAATCCGCTCTACCACCCTGAAACGATGGAAACCAATGTTCCGGATTTGTATCTGGCTGGGGTTGTCTGTGGCGGAAAGGATACCCATCTTTGGTTTATTGAAAATTCCAGAGTGCATGCGGAAATGATTGTGGGGAATATTTTGTTGAGAGAACCAAGAGCCTAG
- a CDS encoding MFS transporter, which translates to MLALVMLINRAGSMVLPFLGVYMTGYLHFSIENSGIVLSFFGIGSVLGSWLGGLITDRIGEYRVQSLSLLLSVPLFCLIPLFKTEVGLAAIILIQSIVSETFRPANSVAITKYAKPENITRAFSLNRMAVNLGFSIGPALGGILSAISYEFLFFSNALAALLAGLMYIRFFGKRNKQAALKPKKVKEAIAVKKENSPYRDGKFLMYSFFCMLFSICFFQLFSTLTIFYKDTAHLSQQNIGYILGYSGFLIVLLEMGFVQIAEKYFSLAFTLLIGTVLCGVSYAMLAFDYSILTLIVSMTLLCIGEIWTLPFMSTITALRSGENNKGAYMGMNGISVALAFIITPYVGTMTADQLGFNTLWIGTGVLAVGIAVGFYFVIPWMLKKQAGS; encoded by the coding sequence ATGTTGGCATTGGTGATGCTCATTAATCGTGCGGGCTCAATGGTACTTCCGTTTTTGGGAGTATATATGACGGGCTATCTTCACTTCAGTATTGAAAATTCAGGAATTGTTCTGAGCTTTTTTGGAATAGGTTCTGTATTAGGCTCATGGTTGGGAGGATTAATCACCGATAGGATTGGTGAATACCGCGTGCAAAGCCTGAGTCTGCTTTTAAGTGTACCGCTATTCTGTCTGATTCCGCTTTTTAAAACAGAAGTGGGACTGGCAGCTATTATTTTGATCCAAAGTATTGTCAGTGAGACTTTCCGGCCTGCCAACTCAGTTGCAATCACGAAATATGCAAAACCCGAAAATATTACCAGAGCGTTTTCCTTAAACAGAATGGCTGTTAATTTGGGGTTCTCTATTGGTCCTGCATTGGGAGGCATCTTATCTGCTATTTCTTATGAATTTTTATTTTTCAGTAATGCTTTAGCCGCTCTGCTGGCTGGCTTGATGTATATCCGGTTCTTTGGAAAACGGAATAAGCAGGCTGCGTTGAAACCGAAAAAGGTAAAAGAAGCTATTGCTGTTAAAAAAGAAAATTCTCCATATCGCGATGGAAAATTCCTGATGTATAGCTTTTTCTGTATGTTGTTTTCAATCTGTTTTTTCCAGCTATTCAGTACGTTGACTATTTTTTATAAAGATACCGCTCATTTGAGCCAACAGAATATTGGGTATATCCTGGGATACAGCGGCTTCCTGATTGTACTGCTTGAAATGGGTTTTGTACAGATTGCCGAAAAATATTTCAGTCTGGCCTTCACACTGCTGATAGGAACTGTTTTATGCGGTGTTTCTTATGCAATGCTCGCGTTCGATTACAGTATTCTTACCCTTATCGTTTCCATGACATTGCTTTGTATCGGTGAGATCTGGACCCTTCCATTTATGTCTACTATAACGGCTTTACGTTCGGGAGAGAACAATAAAGGAGCTTATATGGGAATGAACGGAATATCAGTGGCATTAGCCTTTATCATTACTCCATACGTAGGAACGATGACTGCAGATCAGTTAGGATTTAATACCTTATGGATTGGAACCGGTGTATTAGCCGTAGGTATTGCTGTAGGATTTTATTTTGTTATTCCATGGATGCTTAAGAAACAGGCTGGAAGCTAG
- a CDS encoding helix-turn-helix domain-containing protein: MVTYENLHDTLSFYSIDCRQSYYISSGNPIFNFPETPFRMDYYALCICTQGEIRLEIDTQQYHVDAHSFLIAAPSTIVKFLETSNDFKMKLLFFDKNFLIKNISNPFIIEKMNLFSNGSYSIVKTNEKNSALLQNLLDYLKKKSRKQGKFTEEIVRTIIFNLLLETADIMETENDSVSEKEEGKKDIFLKFSRLIRENIRQHRTVQFYADQLFVSSKYLIEVIKKASGKTPHQVIDETLLKEAYVMLGNPEITISEIAFELQFNSASAFGRFFKKHTSISPSEYRTRENIQS, translated from the coding sequence ATGGTAACCTACGAAAATTTGCATGATACCCTATCGTTTTACAGTATTGACTGCCGGCAGTCTTATTATATTTCTTCGGGCAACCCTATCTTCAATTTTCCTGAGACTCCTTTCAGAATGGATTATTACGCTTTATGCATCTGTACACAGGGAGAAATAAGACTGGAAATTGATACTCAGCAATACCATGTTGATGCCCACAGCTTTCTTATCGCTGCTCCTTCTACGATTGTAAAATTTCTGGAGACCAGTAATGATTTTAAAATGAAGCTGTTATTTTTTGACAAAAATTTCCTGATTAAAAATATTTCCAATCCTTTTATCATCGAGAAAATGAATTTATTTTCTAACGGCTCTTACAGTATTGTCAAGACGAATGAAAAAAATTCAGCCTTGCTGCAGAACCTGCTGGACTATCTCAAAAAGAAGTCCCGAAAACAGGGTAAATTTACTGAAGAGATTGTCCGTACCATCATTTTTAATCTTCTTCTGGAAACGGCAGATATTATGGAAACAGAAAATGACAGTGTTTCTGAAAAAGAGGAAGGGAAAAAAGATATTTTCTTAAAATTCAGCAGACTGATCCGTGAAAACATCCGGCAACACAGAACGGTTCAGTTTTATGCTGATCAGCTTTTCGTTTCCAGCAAATACCTTATTGAAGTGATTAAAAAAGCAAGCGGAAAAACACCTCATCAGGTAATTGATGAAACACTATTAAAAGAAGCTTATGTAATGCTTGGCAATCCTGAAATTACGATTTCTGAGATCGCTTTTGAACTGCAGTTTAATTCAGCTTCAGCTTTCGGGCGCTTTTTCAAAAAACACACTTCCATCTCCCCTTCCGAATACAGAACCAGAGAAAATATCCAGTCATAA
- a CDS encoding DUF6263 family protein, whose protein sequence is MKNVAALMLISSIALVSCKKETTTITKVDPKTGKTVTVEVPADSVAKVAENPAIKDSAGVFTQTFKLEKGKTYPLTTYQRDVKTMEDPQGKTITATSESTDEMNFTVNDIKGNVYDMTLNLVGKRNSQSSQGKTVIVDTKQAIPKEDDLKMIWNINKALTGNKLNMKMDTKGNVISITGFDAVYTKVSTAVGTLVKDANQKASVVASLKETFNEKVLKDQLNKNLTLIPKKGVKIGEKWTTSENADASGSVKVNSNYILKSVGNGAAEISVTGGIPKKTEKKTQGPITHSLSSELVQNGTIKFDQSTGWITNQNIDVKTTQIETISDGKQSQSMKSISKSSVMVNPSAK, encoded by the coding sequence ATGAAAAACGTAGCGGCATTAATGCTCATCTCATCTATAGCTCTTGTATCTTGTAAAAAAGAAACAACAACCATCACTAAAGTAGATCCTAAAACCGGAAAAACTGTAACTGTTGAAGTTCCTGCTGATTCTGTAGCGAAAGTGGCAGAAAATCCGGCAATCAAAGATTCTGCAGGGGTGTTTACCCAGACTTTCAAACTGGAAAAAGGAAAGACCTACCCTCTTACCACGTACCAGAGAGATGTAAAAACAATGGAAGATCCTCAGGGAAAAACAATCACGGCGACCAGCGAATCTACGGACGAAATGAATTTCACGGTAAACGATATTAAAGGAAATGTTTATGATATGACCCTTAACCTTGTTGGCAAAAGAAATTCACAAAGTTCACAGGGTAAAACGGTGATCGTTGATACCAAACAGGCTATCCCGAAAGAAGATGACCTGAAAATGATCTGGAATATCAACAAAGCGCTTACAGGAAACAAGCTTAACATGAAAATGGACACAAAAGGAAATGTGATCTCCATTACAGGTTTTGATGCAGTTTATACCAAAGTTTCCACTGCAGTAGGAACACTTGTCAAAGATGCCAACCAGAAAGCAAGTGTTGTAGCAAGTCTTAAAGAAACTTTCAATGAAAAGGTATTGAAGGATCAATTGAATAAAAACCTAACTCTTATTCCTAAAAAAGGAGTAAAAATCGGAGAAAAATGGACAACGTCTGAAAATGCCGATGCAAGCGGAAGCGTTAAAGTAAATTCAAACTATATCCTGAAAAGTGTAGGAAACGGAGCTGCAGAAATTTCAGTAACAGGAGGAATTCCTAAAAAGACTGAAAAGAAAACGCAGGGACCTATCACACACAGCCTGAGCAGCGAGCTTGTTCAGAACGGGACTATCAAGTTTGACCAGAGTACAGGATGGATCACCAACCAGAATATTGATGTAAAAACAACACAGATTGAGACTATTTCAGACGGAAAACAGTCACAGTCTATGAAAAGCATTTCTAAATCTTCTGTGATGGTAAATCCTTCTGCAAAATAA
- a CDS encoding YfhO family protein, with translation MAKNKNLIYIAISLVVFIVLAFLYSTPVFSGKQLFQHDIVQYRGGAKELLDYRADTGKETYWSDSMFGGMPTYQMGSQFKGDIIKKIDSNLNFLPRPVNYLFLLFAGFFFLGMVAVRNWKYALLGATFFGLSTYFYIIIAAGHNGKVNTIEYFAPLLAGIILVYIRKQYIWGFIATTLFMGLQIAANHPQMTYYLFLALGFLFLSELVRAILKKAPMKHFLISSGIIAASCVIGVGMNSQRIMANSEYIKETVRGKQILTNDSHTSGESGLDKTSILMWSYGKLETLNLFIPRLMGGGSQEPEAKEMMNKVQELIQENVGSQAEMDRISKGFNGVTYWGDQPGTSGPAYQGAVVCFLALLGFFFAWKKYRYWILGASILTVLLAWGSNFMPLSDFFIDYIPFYSKFRAPSSILVVVELLFPLIAIIGIYRFFTDEKLTEEYKKKILLYVSGGTLGLLLILLLFGKSLLGFYTDGEKTYFPPFLLDYLADERFKLFRIDAIKALIYVAITAAVLFMTMKKKLSQNIALIIIGAVSLFDLWTVNKRYLNDENYVDKVFAENPFQTESSDLLAEKVQGNPNLESIIANVNVNKALETIAEKDKTHYRIFNNILGTFSETNTSYFKSSIGGYHAVKLRRYDDVINEYFQVMDSVKVPNILNLLNAKYWVMGGPEKPQAMPNAKANGNAWFVSDLKFVNTPNEEIKSIGVIDSKKTAIIASSDKSYFNGKTVQADSAAFINLTKYQPNELEFKSQSKTPQLAVFSEIYYPHGWKIFIDEKEVPYIKADYLLRAVHVPAGTHTIRMVFEPEVIEKGKWLSLLCFGLFIALSAFGIFWMNKNKKKEQLVEKTV, from the coding sequence ATGGCTAAAAATAAAAACTTAATTTATATTGCAATTTCATTAGTTGTATTTATAGTTTTAGCATTTTTATACTCCACTCCTGTTTTTTCAGGGAAACAGCTTTTCCAGCATGATATCGTGCAGTACAGAGGAGGCGCAAAAGAGCTCCTGGATTACAGAGCCGATACCGGAAAAGAAACCTACTGGAGTGATTCCATGTTTGGCGGAATGCCGACCTATCAGATGGGAAGCCAGTTCAAAGGCGATATCATCAAAAAGATAGACAGCAATCTGAACTTCCTGCCAAGACCGGTTAATTACCTGTTTCTGCTTTTTGCAGGGTTTTTCTTCCTGGGAATGGTAGCCGTCAGAAACTGGAAGTACGCTTTACTGGGTGCTACTTTCTTCGGCTTATCCACTTATTTTTATATTATTATTGCCGCCGGACACAATGGTAAAGTAAATACCATCGAGTATTTCGCACCGCTCCTGGCCGGAATTATATTGGTCTATATCAGGAAACAGTATATCTGGGGATTCATTGCAACAACCCTTTTTATGGGACTTCAGATTGCAGCGAATCACCCGCAGATGACGTATTACCTGTTCTTAGCTTTAGGATTTTTATTCCTTTCCGAACTGGTAAGAGCCATCCTGAAAAAGGCCCCGATGAAGCATTTTCTTATTTCATCAGGAATTATTGCCGCTTCATGTGTGATTGGTGTAGGGATGAATTCCCAAAGGATTATGGCCAATTCTGAGTACATCAAAGAAACTGTCCGTGGAAAACAGATCCTTACCAATGACAGTCATACTTCTGGAGAATCAGGACTGGATAAAACCAGCATCCTGATGTGGAGCTACGGAAAACTGGAAACCCTGAATCTATTTATTCCAAGGTTAATGGGCGGCGGAAGCCAGGAACCGGAAGCCAAAGAAATGATGAATAAAGTTCAGGAACTTATTCAGGAAAATGTAGGTTCACAGGCTGAAATGGACAGGATTTCCAAAGGGTTCAACGGCGTTACCTATTGGGGAGACCAGCCGGGAACTTCAGGTCCTGCTTATCAGGGTGCCGTGGTATGTTTCCTTGCCTTATTAGGGTTCTTCTTTGCCTGGAAAAAATACCGTTACTGGATTCTGGGAGCTTCTATTCTGACAGTTTTACTGGCATGGGGAAGCAACTTTATGCCGTTGTCTGACTTCTTTATAGACTATATTCCTTTTTACAGCAAATTCAGAGCACCATCTTCTATATTGGTAGTGGTGGAATTATTATTCCCGTTAATTGCTATTATCGGGATTTACAGATTCTTTACCGATGAAAAATTAACCGAAGAGTACAAAAAGAAAATCCTTCTATATGTAAGTGGCGGAACGTTGGGACTGCTCCTGATCCTTCTTCTTTTTGGTAAATCACTGCTTGGTTTTTATACGGATGGCGAGAAAACGTATTTCCCTCCTTTCTTATTAGATTACCTTGCTGATGAAAGATTCAAATTATTCAGAATCGATGCCATTAAAGCCCTTATCTATGTAGCCATAACTGCAGCTGTTCTTTTCATGACCATGAAGAAGAAACTGAGCCAGAATATTGCTTTGATCATCATTGGAGCCGTAAGTTTATTTGATCTCTGGACGGTAAACAAGCGTTATCTGAACGATGAAAATTATGTAGATAAAGTCTTTGCAGAAAATCCTTTCCAGACTGAAAGTTCAGATCTTCTCGCTGAAAAAGTTCAGGGCAATCCGAATTTAGAATCTATCATTGCAAATGTCAACGTTAATAAAGCGCTTGAAACCATCGCCGAAAAAGACAAAACACACTATAGAATTTTCAACAATATTTTAGGAACATTCAGTGAGACGAATACATCTTATTTCAAATCTTCCATCGGAGGTTACCATGCCGTAAAACTGAGAAGATACGATGATGTAATCAATGAATATTTCCAGGTTATGGACTCTGTAAAAGTACCGAATATCCTTAATCTTCTTAACGCGAAATACTGGGTGATGGGCGGACCGGAAAAACCTCAGGCAATGCCCAATGCAAAAGCAAATGGAAATGCATGGTTTGTAAGTGATCTGAAATTCGTGAATACACCTAATGAAGAAATCAAGTCTATCGGAGTTATCGACAGCAAGAAAACAGCAATTATCGCATCGTCAGACAAATCTTACTTCAATGGTAAAACTGTTCAGGCAGATTCTGCAGCGTTCATTAATTTAACAAAGTATCAGCCAAATGAGCTGGAATTTAAGTCTCAGTCAAAAACACCTCAGTTGGCTGTATTTTCTGAGATCTATTATCCTCATGGCTGGAAAATATTTATAGACGAAAAAGAAGTTCCTTACATTAAAGCAGATTATCTTTTGCGTGCAGTACACGTTCCTGCAGGAACTCACACCATCAGAATGGTCTTTGAACCTGAAGTGATTGAAAAAGGTAAATGGCTTTCGCTTTTATGCTTCGGATTATTTATTGCACTGAGTGCTTTCGGGATTTTCTGGATGAATAAAAATAAGAAAAAAGAACAGCTTGTTGAGAAGACTGTTTAA
- the rlmB gene encoding 23S rRNA (guanosine(2251)-2'-O)-methyltransferase RlmB, whose protein sequence is MTNDNKKDDFIFGLRPVIEAIEAGKTIDKIFVQNALQGPIYAELKAALAQHKIRPNYVPIEKLNRFTRKNHQGIVAFISDVPFHRVENIVPQLFEEGKTPFLLILDRLTDVRNFGAICRTAECVGVDAIIIPEKGGAPINSDAIKTSAGALYNIKICKEPNLAHAVDFLQQSGISVFAATEKAQKLIYDVNFTEPCAIVMGNEETGISKEVMHHSDEKIKLPIEGKTQSLNVSVACGAILYEAVRQKITAASNL, encoded by the coding sequence TTGACAAACGACAACAAAAAAGACGATTTCATTTTCGGACTTCGTCCTGTAATAGAAGCTATTGAAGCAGGAAAAACGATTGATAAGATCTTTGTGCAAAACGCACTTCAGGGTCCTATTTATGCTGAACTGAAAGCAGCTTTAGCTCAACATAAAATCCGTCCCAACTATGTTCCAATTGAAAAACTAAACCGTTTTACAAGAAAAAATCACCAGGGAATAGTTGCTTTTATTTCAGATGTTCCGTTTCATAGAGTGGAAAATATTGTTCCGCAATTATTTGAAGAAGGAAAAACGCCTTTCTTACTGATCCTGGACAGACTTACGGATGTTAGAAACTTCGGGGCAATCTGCAGAACAGCAGAATGTGTAGGAGTAGATGCTATTATTATTCCTGAAAAAGGAGGTGCGCCCATCAATTCAGATGCGATTAAAACATCTGCAGGAGCATTGTACAATATCAAGATCTGTAAGGAACCGAATCTTGCTCATGCCGTAGATTTTCTTCAGCAGAGTGGTATTTCAGTATTTGCAGCTACTGAAAAAGCTCAGAAACTGATTTATGATGTGAATTTTACGGAGCCATGTGCCATCGTAATGGGAAATGAAGAAACCGGAATTTCTAAAGAAGTGATGCATCATTCGGATGAAAAGATAAAACTTCCTATTGAAGGAAAAACACAGTCACTGAACGTTTCTGTAGCATGCGGAGCGATTTTGTATGAAGCGGTAAGACAGAAAATCACAGCAGCTTCAAATCTTTAG
- a CDS encoding outer membrane beta-barrel protein: protein MKNLFYAALFLFPAFISSQVGFEPGYIINESGEKLNVLLKNYDWKNSPNSIEYKLNKNDKPIQLKTLNVKEFFVGNIKYFKAKTMIDRSSTNLQNLSETKEFNSKEEILLLKTLVEGKISLYKYSDGNITRYFYKRENSEIISPLEYKEYLDYNKIEKNEKYKNQLKQEFSDNEKITASDIERLVYKENNLKNIFILYNGLDPITDEGKNKNFHIYLKPGIGFSNYKILPLVDDHTTSEYKKSNILYRFGIELEYVLNFNKGKWAIISEPTFQTVNITANDYNRRNFEIKYSSIQIPLGFKYNMFLNQKSKLYLSASFYYDLILNNDVFNVDNTSAKAQGKTHPSFAAGYYYDKFGLELKWGAVPSFSSLYYGKPKDISMNGFNVSVSYKLF from the coding sequence ATGAAAAATCTTTTTTACGCTGCATTATTTTTATTTCCAGCTTTTATTTCCAGCCAGGTAGGCTTTGAGCCAGGATACATAATTAATGAAAGTGGTGAAAAATTAAATGTCTTATTAAAAAATTATGACTGGAAAAACAGTCCAAATTCAATAGAATATAAACTTAATAAGAATGATAAGCCCATCCAGTTAAAAACGCTTAATGTAAAAGAATTTTTTGTTGGTAATATAAAATACTTCAAGGCAAAAACGATGATAGATCGTTCTTCCACCAACCTTCAGAATTTATCTGAAACAAAAGAATTTAATAGTAAAGAAGAAATATTATTATTAAAAACTTTGGTAGAAGGTAAAATCAGTTTGTATAAATATAGCGATGGGAATATTACCCGCTATTTCTACAAAAGGGAAAATTCTGAGATTATTAGTCCATTAGAATACAAGGAATATCTGGACTATAATAAAATAGAAAAAAACGAAAAATATAAAAATCAGCTGAAGCAAGAATTTTCTGATAATGAGAAAATAACAGCTTCGGATATTGAAAGATTAGTTTATAAAGAAAATAATCTAAAAAATATTTTTATTCTTTATAATGGTTTGGATCCTATAACTGATGAAGGTAAAAACAAAAACTTTCATATTTATCTGAAACCGGGAATTGGATTTTCTAATTACAAGATACTTCCTCTGGTAGATGATCATACAACAAGTGAATACAAAAAAAGCAATATCCTTTATCGTTTTGGAATAGAGCTTGAATATGTTTTAAACTTTAATAAAGGTAAATGGGCAATTATTTCTGAGCCAACTTTTCAAACGGTAAATATTACCGCAAATGATTATAACAGAAGAAATTTTGAAATAAAATACTCATCTATCCAAATCCCTTTAGGATTTAAATATAATATGTTTTTGAATCAGAAATCCAAATTATATCTATCAGCATCATTTTATTATGACCTTATTTTGAATAATGATGTTTTTAATGTGGATAACACTTCTGCTAAAGCACAGGGTAAAACTCATCCATCTTTTGCAGCTGGATATTATTATGATAAATTTGGTCTTGAGCTGAAATGGGGTGCTGTACCTTCTTTTTCATCTCTCTATTATGGAAAGCCAAAAGATATCAGTATGAATGGATTTAATGTGTCCGTATCCTATAAGCTATTTTAA
- a CDS encoding glycosyltransferase: MEQKKILIITYYWPPAGGPGVQRWLKFAKYLPESGWQPVIYTPENPSYPLIDESLLKDVPQNIEIVKTKIWEPYQLAEKLNKSNKKFKAGQFDVGKNQSWKSKLSIWVRGNFFIPDARVFWVKPSIQFLEQYLKENKIDVVVTSGPPHSLHMIGLGLKKKFPNLKWIADFRDPWTEISYYKHLKLTKSSDRKHRALESAVFQNADITLATSYTDAENFRKAGANAMCITNGFDESDASAPVSETQGRNDQNRTFTLSYIGVLEQLRNPENLWKVLDELVRENKEFADQFTLKFAGRVDDKILHSIENSNLKIHILNLGYISHDKAVEEMANSALLLITNFPNESSKGIIPGKIFEYLATGKQIISFGPDKADVSKILTETNAGKHFSYEDSQAVKDFILEKFELWKERNLAENTQNIEQFSRRNLTKKLAEILS, encoded by the coding sequence ATGGAACAAAAAAAAATATTAATCATCACCTATTACTGGCCTCCTGCGGGAGGTCCTGGTGTTCAAAGATGGTTAAAATTCGCAAAATATTTACCCGAATCCGGATGGCAACCCGTGATCTACACGCCGGAAAACCCAAGTTATCCTCTAATCGATGAAAGTCTTTTGAAAGACGTTCCACAAAATATAGAGATCGTAAAAACGAAGATCTGGGAACCTTATCAGCTGGCTGAAAAACTGAATAAAAGCAATAAAAAATTCAAAGCCGGACAGTTTGATGTCGGCAAAAACCAAAGCTGGAAATCCAAACTTTCGATCTGGGTAAGAGGAAACTTTTTCATTCCTGATGCCAGGGTCTTTTGGGTGAAACCTTCCATTCAGTTTTTGGAACAGTATTTAAAAGAAAATAAAATTGATGTGGTGGTCACTTCAGGACCGCCCCACTCTCTTCACATGATCGGTCTCGGACTTAAAAAGAAGTTTCCCAATCTGAAATGGATTGCTGATTTCCGTGATCCATGGACAGAGATTTCTTATTATAAACATTTAAAGCTCACCAAAAGTTCCGACAGGAAACACAGAGCGCTTGAAAGTGCCGTTTTTCAAAATGCCGATATTACATTAGCTACCAGCTATACCGATGCAGAAAATTTCCGCAAAGCGGGAGCCAATGCCATGTGCATTACAAATGGATTTGATGAAAGTGATGCTTCTGCTCCGGTCAGCGAAACACAAGGACGAAATGATCAAAATAGAACATTTACTTTGAGTTATATTGGAGTCCTGGAGCAATTGAGAAATCCTGAAAATCTTTGGAAGGTCCTTGATGAATTAGTTAGAGAAAATAAAGAATTTGCAGACCAATTTACGTTGAAGTTTGCAGGAAGAGTGGATGATAAAATCCTTCATTCCATTGAAAATTCAAACTTGAAAATTCATATTCTGAATCTGGGTTATATTTCCCATGACAAAGCTGTTGAAGAGATGGCTAACTCTGCCCTTTTACTGATTACCAATTTCCCGAATGAATCTTCAAAAGGTATTATTCCCGGAAAAATATTTGAATACCTCGCGACTGGTAAACAGATCATTTCTTTTGGTCCTGATAAAGCAGATGTTTCAAAAATACTGACGGAAACAAATGCAGGAAAGCATTTCAGCTATGAGGATTCTCAAGCGGTCAAAGACTTTATCCTTGAAAAATTTGAGTTGTGGAAAGAAAGAAATCTTGCTGAAAACACGCAGAATATTGAACAGTTTTCAAGAAGGAATTTAACTAAAAAGCTGGCTGAAATTTTATCTTAG